The region GTCGGTCAGGCGATCGCCAATCTTGTCGACAACGCCTTGAAATATGGCAGCCTGGCTGCGGCAAAGCCAGATGCCAGCGTCGAAATTACGGCGCGGCGAAGCGGCCGCAATATCGAGTTCGTCGTCGCCGATCAAGGTCCGGGGATTGCGGAAATCGACCGCCCGCGTGTGCTCGGCCGGTTTGTGCGGCTTGAAAACGCGCGTTCGCGGCCGGGCTCCGGCCTTGGCCTCTCCCTCGCCGCGGCGGTCGCCCGCCTTCACAATGGGAGCTTGCGGCTGGAGGACAATGGGCCCGGTCTTCGTGTCGTTATCCAGCTTCCGGCGGTACCGGTTCGCCGCGAACCAGAGGCGCCTTTGGCCTTGCCGAAACCGGATGAGGCGGCATGAGCGATGCCGCGCCCGGCCCCGAAGTGGCGCCGCCGCTCTGGCAGCGCATTTGTACCGCGCCGCAGCTGTCCGATGGACGCCGCGCCGGGTCTCGCCTCGCCGAGTTTCTCGAGTGGTCCGAGGATGCCGAGTTGCAAAAACTCGCCGGACAGCCGAATGTCCGCGCCCTTCTCTTGGCACTCGCCGATCATTCGCCGTTTCTCTGGCGCCTCGCGACGGCCGATGTCCCACGGCTCGGACGATGTCTTGCCTCTGATCCAGAGACTGTGCTTGCCGCTTGTCTTGCCACCTGTGAAAAAGCCGAGGCGAGCGCCGGGAGCGATGCCGCGATCATGCGCGCGCTGCGCCTTGCGAAGCAAGAGAGTGCACTTCTGATTGCACTGGCAGATCTTGGCGGCGCCTTCGACGTGATCGCGACGACGGGGGCGCTGTCGCGCGCAGCCGATACATTTATCTCGGTGGCCTTGCGGCATGTGCTGCGCGAAGCCGGAAGGGCTGGCCGGCTGCGTCTCGCCGATGGGGATGATATCGAGACCGGTTGCGGGCTGGTCATTCTGGCGCTTGGCAAGCTTGGCGCGCGCGAACTCAACTATTCGAGCGATGTCGATATCGTTGTCTTTTTCGATCCCGAATGCGCGTCGATTACCGGAACCGTGGATCCGGCGACGCTCTTTTCCCGCCTCACCAAGGGGATCGTGCGGCTGCTCCAGGAGCGGACGCCGGACGGCTATGTCGAGCGCGTCGATTTGCGCTTGCGTCCCGACCCAGGATCGACAGCGGTCGCGATCGCGCTGCCGACGGCTTATTCCTATTACGAAAGTCTTGGCCAGAACTGGGAACGCGCGGCCTTCATCAAGGCGCGCCCGGTTGCCGGCAACAAAGCACTCGGCGAGACGTTTCTCGCCAATCTCATGCCGTTCATCTGGCGGAAATATTTCGATTATGCCGCGATTGCCGACATCGCCGCGATGAAGCGGCAAATTCATGCCTCAAGGGGTCATGGCGAGATTGCGGTCGCCGGTCACGATGTAAAATTGGGGCGCGGCGGCATTCGCGAAATTGAGTTTTTCGTGCAGACCCAACAGCTGATTTTCGGCGGTAAGCGGCCGCGCCTGCGAGGATCGCGCACCCTCGACATGCTGGAGCAACTTGGCAACGAGGGCTGGGTGACGCAGGACGCGGTCGCCGACTTGCGGGCGTCCTATCTGTTCCTGCGGGAGATCGAACACCGGTTGCAAATGGTCGACGATGAGCAAACTCAGCGGTTGCCGTCCGACGAAGACACGTTGGGGCGCTTCGCGAGATTTTGCGGCTATGCGCAAAAACGCCGCTTTTGCAGCGAAGTGACGCATCGCCTGCGGCTTGTCTCGCATCATTATGAGCGCTTGTTTGAACATTCGCCAAGACTCGATGTCGCGGCTGGCAGCTTGGTTTTCACGGGCGCCACGGAGGATCCCGAGACGCTCGAAACATTGCTGCGTTTGGGCTTCAAACAAGCGGCCCTTGCCGTCGAAACCATCCGGGGTTGGCATTTTGGCCGCCGCCCCGCCGTGCGCGGCGCGCGAGCAAGGGAAATCCTGACCGAATTGGTCCCCTTGCTCTTGCAAGCCTTCTCCCGGTCGGGCGATCCCGACGCCGCGCTTGCTGGTTTGGATGCCGCGCTTGCCGGAATGCCAGCAGCCGCCGAACTGTTTTTGGTGCTGAAATCCAATCCTCCGATTTGTGAGTTGTTCGGAGAAATTCTTGGCGGCGCCCCACGGCTTGCCCGCACCATCATCAGCCATCCGCATGTGCTCGATGCGGCGATCGATCCTGATGTCCTCAGGGCTCCGCTCGACGAAGACGCGTTCTCCCAGCGGGCCAGTCAGATCCTCCGCCACAAATTCGAAACCGAGGAATTCCTCGACGCGCTGCGCGATTTCGCGCAGGAGGAATTGTTCCCCATTGGTCTGCGGCTGTGGTCCGGCATGATCGAGCCTTCCGGCGCTGCGCTTGCTTATTCCGCCTTGGCGGCGAGCATTGTCGAAACTGCTCTTGCCCATGTCGAACGCGATTTTTCCCGCGAGCATGGAAAAGTGCCGGGTGGCAGGCTGACAGTTTTGGCACTCGGCAAGCTTGGTTCGCGCGAGATGACGGCGGCCTCCGATCTCGATCTCATTCTAATTTACGATTTCGATGCCGCGCGGCCGGAGTCGGAGGGTTCGCGGCCTCTTCATGCGGTGCAATATTATACAAGGCTGGTCCAGCGTCTGATCTCGGCCCTGACCGTCGCGACGCGGCGCGGACGGCTCTATGATGTCGATATGCGGCTGCGGCCTTCCGGCGGCAAAGGGCCGCTGGCGACCCAATACTCAAGTTTCGCGGGATACCAAGCCACGGAAGCCGAAACCTGGGAACATATGGTGCTCACGCGGGCGCGGCCGGTCGCTGGCGACAAAGCGCTTGGCGTACAAACCTGCGACGCCATACGTGCCGTGCTCACGCGCCAGCGCGGCGACGGGTTGCGAAAAGATGTTCATGATATGCGCCGCCTGATCGCCAAGGAGAAGGGCGAGCAGGATCCTTGGGATCTCAAGCTTGCGGCCGGGGGGCTGATCGACATTGAATTCTTGGCCCAATATCTGTTGCTGCGCCATGCCCATGCCGAGCCAAGCCTGGTGTGCGTTTCGCCCTTGGCCGTGATCGAGGCGGCGGCGCGGATCGGAAAGCTCAATGCCGAAGATGCGCGCTGCGTCACGAGCGCCTATCGGTTGCTGACGGATGTGACGCAAATCCTGCGGTTGACCTTGGATATGGGAACAAGCCCGCGCGAGGCGAATGAAGCGGTGAGGCGGCGCCTTTCCAGAGCCGCCGGTGAGCCGGATTTGAGCGCGCTCGAAAGCCGTCTCAGCGATACCCGCGCGGATGTGCGTGCTGTCTTCGACAAGATTCTTTTAGCGCGATAAAGCCCGCAATTTTTGCGGCTCCGCCGGCCGCCGCAAGGCGCCTGCCGCCAACAGCAGCTTTTGGCGGGGTGCGTCACGCGCCTCCGGCAAATGGACGAGGACGATGGTGCCATTGCCGACGGACGAGCGAATCCGTATTGAACCGCCATGGAGATCGACAAGC is a window of Methylocapsa sp. D3K7 DNA encoding:
- a CDS encoding bifunctional [glutamine synthetase] adenylyltransferase/[glutamine synthetase]-adenylyl-L-tyrosine phosphorylase → MSDAAPGPEVAPPLWQRICTAPQLSDGRRAGSRLAEFLEWSEDAELQKLAGQPNVRALLLALADHSPFLWRLATADVPRLGRCLASDPETVLAACLATCEKAEASAGSDAAIMRALRLAKQESALLIALADLGGAFDVIATTGALSRAADTFISVALRHVLREAGRAGRLRLADGDDIETGCGLVILALGKLGARELNYSSDVDIVVFFDPECASITGTVDPATLFSRLTKGIVRLLQERTPDGYVERVDLRLRPDPGSTAVAIALPTAYSYYESLGQNWERAAFIKARPVAGNKALGETFLANLMPFIWRKYFDYAAIADIAAMKRQIHASRGHGEIAVAGHDVKLGRGGIREIEFFVQTQQLIFGGKRPRLRGSRTLDMLEQLGNEGWVTQDAVADLRASYLFLREIEHRLQMVDDEQTQRLPSDEDTLGRFARFCGYAQKRRFCSEVTHRLRLVSHHYERLFEHSPRLDVAAGSLVFTGATEDPETLETLLRLGFKQAALAVETIRGWHFGRRPAVRGARAREILTELVPLLLQAFSRSGDPDAALAGLDAALAGMPAAAELFLVLKSNPPICELFGEILGGAPRLARTIISHPHVLDAAIDPDVLRAPLDEDAFSQRASQILRHKFETEEFLDALRDFAQEELFPIGLRLWSGMIEPSGAALAYSALAASIVETALAHVERDFSREHGKVPGGRLTVLALGKLGSREMTAASDLDLILIYDFDAARPESEGSRPLHAVQYYTRLVQRLISALTVATRRGRLYDVDMRLRPSGGKGPLATQYSSFAGYQATEAETWEHMVLTRARPVAGDKALGVQTCDAIRAVLTRQRGDGLRKDVHDMRRLIAKEKGEQDPWDLKLAAGGLIDIEFLAQYLLLRHAHAEPSLVCVSPLAVIEAAARIGKLNAEDARCVTSAYRLLTDVTQILRLTLDMGTSPREANEAVRRRLSRAAGEPDLSALESRLSDTRADVRAVFDKILLAR